One Formosa agariphila KMM 3901 genomic window, ATTCGCCATATACGAAATCATATTGGTGTTTTCATCGTCTGGATGTGCAGCTAAATATAAAACGGAACCTAAAAAGTTCAGTTTTTTAATTGATTCGTGAATTTCAGCCGCGTTTGGCTTTTTTGGCTGTTGCGCGAAACTTACAGATAAAGATAACAGGATTGTAAGCGCTGCTAGAACTTGGTTTTTCATTAATATGAATTTGAATTTTGGGCTTTCACTTCAAATATAAAAAGTCGCCTTGGGTTTTAGAGTGTTTTAAGGTTTCTTTAACTTAAACACTAATATAGACGTAACCCAATTCAAATAATTTCAGAAAAAAATTAAAATTTTAGAGTTAAAATATTAAAGCCATTTTTTACGTTTGAAGTAAATAAGCATTAAAATAAACATGAAAAGCATGACAACTAGTAGAATAGGGTAGCCGTTTTTATGATGTAACTCGGGCATATTTTCGAAGTTCATACCATAAATTCCTGCGATAAATGTAAGTGGTATAAAAATGGAAGACATAATGGTTAAAACCTTCATTACTTCGTTCATTTTATTGCTAATACTTGTCATATACATATCCATTAAACCCCAAACCATTTCACGGTATATTTCTATGTTTTCGTTAACCTGAACTGTATGGTCGTAAACATCTTGAAAGTAGGGGATGGTACGTTCGCTTATTAGTTTATGCTCGCTTTTTTCGATTCGATTTATAATATCACGAAGTGGAAAAACAGCACGACGGATTCTTAAAATTTCTCGTTTTAAATCCTGAATTTGGTTAGTAACTTGTTCTTTTGCAGAGCCATTAAATAAGTCGTCTTCTAAATCTTCAATTTTTTCACCAATAGATTCAATTACTATATAATAATGATCGACCACACTATCTATTAAAGCATATAATAAATAATCGGAACCTAAAGATTTTATCCGGCCCTTACCATGGCGAAGACGTTCGCGTAATCCATCGAAAACATCGCCTTCGGCTTCTTGAAATGTTAAGACATAATTATGACCCAAAATAAAGCTCACTTGTTCTGAAGTTAAACCATTACTAGCATCGTAATACAGCATTTTCATACTAATGGCTAGATAGTTTTCAAATTCATCGATTTTTGGACGTTGCGAAATATTAGCAATATCTTCTAAAATAAGCGCATGAATGTTATAATGATTTCCGACCTTTTCAATGGCATCGGTGTGATTTAATCCGTTTATGTTAATCCACGTCACTTCGTTG contains:
- the corA gene encoding magnesium/cobalt transporter CorA, yielding MAKKPRIKKHKQKPGLAPGTIVYTGQKSSQSLYIEIFNYSANHITEKELTSIDEALTYKSESSNEVTWININGLNHTDAIEKVGNHYNIHALILEDIANISQRPKIDEFENYLAISMKMLYYDASNGLTSEQVSFILGHNYVLTFQEAEGDVFDGLRERLRHGKGRIKSLGSDYLLYALIDSVVDHYYIVIESIGEKIEDLEDDLFNGSAKEQVTNQIQDLKREILRIRRAVFPLRDIINRIEKSEHKLISERTIPYFQDVYDHTVQVNENIEIYREMVWGLMDMYMTSISNKMNEVMKVLTIMSSIFIPLTFIAGIYGMNFENMPELHHKNGYPILLVVMLFMFILMLIYFKRKKWL